Proteins encoded in a region of the Poecilia reticulata strain Guanapo linkage group LG14, Guppy_female_1.0+MT, whole genome shotgun sequence genome:
- the faah2b gene encoding fatty-acid amide hydrolase 2-B has product MALSRLEKAQAWLFRAVTSFFFMIFQLLSSPAASARKLPPVSNPLLFLSATQLAKKIRRKEVSSVEVVQAYIDRIQEVNPFVNAVVKDRFAAALQEAAQVDKLIEEETGGEDVLEDRLPLLGVPLSVKESFSLQGMPLSTGLLSRRGVVASVDAPPVALLKRAGAIPLGVTNTSELCMWLESHNHLYGISCNPYDLERIVGGSSGGEGSILGAAGSVIGVGSDIGGSIRIPCFFNGIFGHKTTPGVVSCENQYPPTSGTQHEYLSSGPMCRYAEDLLPMLKIMAGPNAHKLSLNAAVDLKKLRFFSIPHDGGSLYSYPVSNELLDAQEKVVKRLEADLGVKVQEVCFPELRYSFQIWDAYMGLPDEEGKPPVAFAELMGAPGRPAWAFWELLKRMVGKSEHTMPAILLALFEKTRLSKASPFIIQQKEALQKKMEELLGTDGVLLYPPHPRVAPKHHHPLFRPFDFAYTGILNILGLPVTQCPLGVGEEGLPLGVQVVAGKLQDHLTLAVALYLEKTFGGWRDPGAK; this is encoded by the exons ATGGCTCTGAGCCGCCTGGAAAAGGCTCAGGCGTGGCTCTTCAGAGCTGTCACGTCCTTCTTCTTCATGATTTTCCAGCTTCTCTCCAGCCCCGCTGCCTCCGCGAGGAAGTTGCCGCCCGTCAGCAACCCGCTGCTGTTCCTGTCAGCGACGCAGCTCGCTAAGAAGATCCGGAGAAAAGAG GTATCCAGTGTGGAGGTGGTGCAGGCTTACATTGACAGGATCCAGGAAGTCAACCCTTTTGTGAATGCTGTTGTGAAAGACAG GTTTGCGGCTGCCCTCCAGGAGGCGGCCCAGGTTGATAAGCTCATAGAGGAGGAGACGGGTGGAGAAGACGTTCTGGAGGACAGACTTCCTCTTCTGGGCGTCCCACTGTCCGTCAAAGAGTCCTTTTCCCTGCAGG GCATGCCCTTATCCACAGGGTTGTTATCCAGGCGGGGGGTCGTCGCCTCTGTCGACGCCCCCCCCGTGGCGCTGCTGAAGAGAGCCGGCGCCATCCCACTGGGCGTCACCAACACCAGCGAGCTGTGCATGTGGCTGGAGTCCCACAACCACCTGTACGGCATCAGTTGCAACCCGTACGACCTGGAGAGGATAGTGGGAGGGAGCTCAG GAGGGGAGGGCAGCATTCTGGGAGCAGCAGGCTCGGTCATCGGCGTGGGCTCGGACATCGGCGGCAGCATCCGCATACCTTGTTTCTTCAACGGCATATTCGGCCACAAAACCACTCCAG GTGTGGTGTCCTGTGAGAACCAGTACCCTCCCACCTCTGGCACACAGCACGAGTACCTGAGCTCTGGGCCCATGTGCCGCTACGCTGAAGACCTGCTGCCCATGCTCAAGATCATGGCAGGACCCAACGCTCACAA GCTGTCCTTAAACGCAGCTGTGGACCTGAAGAAGCTGCGGTTCTTCTCCATCCCTCACGACGGCGGCTCCCTCTACTCGTACCCCGTTAGCAACGAGCTGCTGGACGCTCAGGAGAAg GTGGTGAAGCGTCTGGAGGCTGACCTCGGGGTCAAAGTGCAGGAGGTGTGCTTTCCTGAGCTGCGCTACAGCTTCCAGATCTGGGACGCATACATGGGTCTGCCTGATGAAGAAGGAAAG cctccTGTGGCCTTCGCGGAGCTGATGGGGGCGCCGGGTCGACCGGCGTGGGCGTTCTGGGAGCTGCTGAAACGGATGGTGGGAAAATCCGAGCACACCATGCCTGCTATCT TGCTGGCCCTCTTTGAGAAGACCCGCCTGTCCAAGGCGTCGCCTTTCATCATCCAGCAGAAGGAGGCGCTGCAGAAGAAGATGGAAGAGCTGCTGGGCACCGACGGGGTGTTGCTTTACCCGCCTCACCCTCGAGTGGCACCCAAGCACCACCACCCGCTCTTCAGACCCTTTGACTTCGCCTACACGG GTATCCTGAACATCCTGGGGCTGCCGGTTACCCAGTGTCCTCTGGGGGTTGGTGAGGAGGGCCTTCCTCTGGGCGTGCAGGTCGTGGCCGGAAAGCTGCAGGACCACCTGACCCTGGCTGTGGCCCTCTACCTGGAGAAGACCTTCGGAGGATGGAGGGACCCCGGAGCGAAGTGA
- the nelfa gene encoding negative elongation factor A — MASMKDSDTGLWLHNKLGSTDELWTPPSIASLLTVSVIDNIRLCFSSLSPPVKLKLLLGMLHLPRRTVDEMKEALSEIIQLATVDSEPWVLMVADILKSFPETGSLNLDLEEQNPNVQDILGELREKVGECEASAMLPLECQYLNKNALTTLVGPLTPPVKHFQLKRKPKSATLRAELLQKSTETAQQLKKTAGVPFHAKGRGLVKKIDTTTPLKGIPKAPFRSPTAPSLFSPPSNRTPIAPPRTPLRKERGVKLLDISELDMVGAGREAKRRRKTLEPEAGEKAAKEESVVENTTPDYAAGLVSAQKLGALNENPLPSTSYLPATPSMVPSSSYIPSSEAQPANAGGSGRDTLQAARQPEESTTAAAGAGSTLPNQYKQRTPMYNAGSTANPATPTSPSTPTSTPANNGPPAAATASQPETPTQPPTTPQTPTPTPAPTPAQPQPKKNLSLTRDQMYAAQEMFKTANKVTRPEKALILGFMAGSRENPCPEQGDIIQIKLSEHTEVLPKADGTGSTTMLVDTVFEMNYSTGQWTRLKKYKPITNTS, encoded by the exons ATGGCGTCGATGAAGGACAGCGACACCGGCCTGTGGCTTCACAACAAACTAGGATCCACGGACGAGCTGTGGACGCCTCCGAGCATCGCCTCCCTTCTCACCGTGTCAGTAATCGACAATATACGGTTATGTTTTTCGAGCCTGTCGCCGCCGGTGAAGCTCAAACTGCTGCTCGGGATGCTGCATCTTCCCAGGCGGACCGTTGACGAG ATGAAGGAGGCTCTGTCTGAGATAATCCAGCTGGCCACGGTGGATTCAGAGCCCTGGGTGCTGATGGTGGCCGATATCCTCAAGTCCTTCCCGGAGACCGGATCTCTCAACCTGGACTTGGAGGAGCAGAATCCGAATGTGCAGGACATTCTCGGTGAACTCAGGGAGAAAG tgGGCGAGTGCGAGGCGTCCGCCATGCTCCCTCTGGAGTGCCAGTACCTGAACAAGAACGCGCTGACCACTCTAGTAGGACCACTCACTCCCCCGGTCAAACATTTCCAGCTCAAGAGGAAGCCAAAGAGTGCGACGCTGAGGGCAGAACTGCTACAGAAAT CGACAGAAACGGCgcagcagctgaagaagacaGCCGGAGTGCCTTTTCACGCCAAAGGGAGAGGACTGGTCAAAAAGATTGATACGACAA CTCCTCTCAAAGGAATTCCCAAGGCCCCGTTTCGCAGCCCCACTGCTCCCAGTTTATTCAGCCCTCCCAGTAACCGCACGCCCATCGCCCCCCCACGGACTCCTCTACGGAAGGAGAGAGGGGTCAAG cttttagatATTTCAGAGTTGGACATGGTTGGAGCTGGACGAGAGGcgaagaggagaagaaagacTTTGG AGCCAGAAGCCGGAGAAAAAGCAGCCAAAGAAGAGTCAGTGGTGGAGAACACCACACCAGATTACGCTGCTGGCCTCGTCTCTGCTCAG AAACTTGGGGCGCTAAACGAGAATCCCCTGCCCTCTACCAGCTACCTGCCGGCCACGCCCAGCATGGTTCCCTCCTCCTCTTACATTCCCAGCTCCGAGGCGCAGCCAG CCAACGCCGGTGGTTCTGGACGGGACACGCTGCAGGCAGCCCGCCAGCCAGAGGAGTCCACCACAGCAGCGGCCGGCGCCGGCTCCACCTTACCCAACCAGTACAAGCAGCGGACGCCCATGTACAACGCCGGCTCCACGGCGAACCCCGCCACGCCCACGTCCCCCAGCACGCCCACCTCCACGCCGGCCAACAACGGGCCGCCTGCGGCCGCAACCGCAAGCCAGCCGGAGACGCCCACCCAGCCCCCCACCACCCCTCAGACCCCTACGCCGACACCAGCACCTACGCCAGCACAACCCCAACCCAAAAAGAACCTCTCACTCACG AGAGACCAGATGTACGCTGCTCAGGAGATGTTCAAGACCGCAAACAAGGTCACCAGGCCAGAGAAGGCTCTCATTCTGGGGTTCATGGCTGGATCCAGAG AGAACCCGTGCCCGGAGCAGGGGGACATCATCCAGATCAAGCTGAGCGAGCACACGGAGGTTCTGCCCAAAGCCGACGGCACCGGCAGCACGACCATGCTGGTCGACACGGTCTTCGAAATGAACTATTCGACAGGACAGTGGACCCGCCTCAAGAAATACAAACCCATCACCAACACTTCCTGA